CTCAACTCTTTGCCCTTTCGAAGAATCAGATGTTGATAATGCACCAGCTAGGTAAGTAACTGAGCACCCATCTTCAGATCATTCTGTAACTTTGTAAAGTTTACAAATTTACTTTATTTATCACTAGTTTGTTGAAATAAGAAAATGTAAAGCTCTGAATAACTATGCTTATGGGGCAGTTGTAAGTTGATATTTCCATGACATTTTTCCAGTGATTCTAAATTAGAGCCTGCTTCAGTAGCAATCAACTTAACTCCAAGCATAAGCAGTGCTTTCTTTCCGCGGTTCAGGTATGCCCGCATTAGTATTTGCGTATTTTCTTGAAGGACCTTAAACCATGCTAGAAAAATTCTTCACGGAAAATCTCTAATTATTTTCAACAGCAAGGATGGAAAACTTCTGGTGTTTCTATCTGCAAATCGTGCTGTAGACAGTGGAGTGCATAATGCAACAGATTCACTGCATAAGATCAACTGGCCTTCTGACTGGAAAATGGATCAATACCTCGAAATCACTGATGTGGTATGTCCTCAGATTTGTCTTGACCGGTACTTATCTGCTGTCTGCAGTCAATTTATTTAACTTCTGAACTGTGCCAGATTCCAATTGTAATGTGTCCTCAAGATGGTTGTTTTCCTGGTTTGTATTGTTCTTCCATGCTATCGAATCCTTGGCTTTCTGATCGATGTACAATGATTCTGACATCTGCTTGGAGAAGCACTGAAGTGATATTATCAATCGATGTGTTGAGGTAAACAAGGTTGCTCACATATGCCTTTCTACTGCTTCAAAAATCATTGCAATATCCCATGCTATTTCCTTAATTCCTCCTGCAGTGGAAAAGCAACAAGAATAAGCCCAGAAAATTCAGAGTACTCATGGAGTGCTCTTACAGTAGATGGCCACAATGTTCTTGCTGGTAATTCTAGGTGCACATAATCAGTTAACTTATGcatcaaattttattattttgggtgtaataattttattttatttttgtttgttttctagTGTCAAGCAGTCCCATCGACCCACCTCAAATTAAGTATGGCCATCAAGTGTCATTGAAGGATCAGACATGTACATGGGTCTGGGACGAAGTTAATAATAATCCATTGATGGCAGCTAACAATAAGGTTAGATGGTGTACAATTTGAAGTATACTTAGGTGTTCTTTGATGCTTTGAACAATGTAATTTACTAAATCaggctttttttttcattctcacATTACCATCTGCTGCAGGTAAAGGCTTTGTTGTCACATCACCAATTCAGCATACTAAAAATTCCAGTCACTAACCCCTCTGATGACCTCTCTGATGGTATAGTCATGGACAGAAATATTTTAGACTATCATATGTGGCTTATCATCATTCACCAAGCAAATGTTTTTTATATCCTGCAGGCAGTAAGCTTCCATTTGAAGCTATCTTTGTGTCCTGCAAGGACAGTTCGCACAAACCAACTATTCTAGTCCTTCATGGTGGCCCACACTCAGTATCTGTATCAAGCTATTCGAAAACATCAGCGTTCCTCGCATCACTTGGATTTAACCTACTTATTGTAAATTATCGGTAAGTTTGCTGAAACATTTCTACAGTTCTGATCAATTAAGCTTATGGCATCATCTCACtatcatctgaaaaaaaaagagggacaCCGGGTTTTGGAGAGGAGGCTTTGCAGTCACTTCCTGGAAAGGTTGGATCTCAGGTATGTAATCCAGCTAAACTCTGAGTCTTTGTTTCTCATGAACCAACCTAATTTCTGATGTGTGTCAAACTGTCAAGCAGGATGTCCAAGACTGCCTTACAGCTCTAGACTATGTCATCGAGGGAGGACTTATAGACGCATCTAAAGTAGCTGTCATCGGAATTTCGCACGGTGGATTCTTGACTACACATCTGATTGGTCAGGTTAGCATCCTAACAGATTTTAGCCTctcaaaggaaaagaagaagaagaacaaaatcCTAATAGAAGTTAGTatatgtttctttttcagcTTGTAATTTGTTGTTATTTTGTTTCAGGCTCCAGATAGATTTATGGTGGCAGCTGCTCGTAATCCAGTCTGCAACCTATCACTGATGATTGGCACCACTGACATTCCAGATTGGTGTTATGCAGTGGCCTGTGGGAGTGAAGGGAGGCAACATGCCTCTGAATCTCCTTCACCTGATCATCTTCGCCTCTTCTATCAGAAATCACCAATTGCCCATATTTCGAAGGTGCATTTCTGTTCTCGCCTTCATTCAAAGAGCAAAAAAGAAATGTTCTTACTGATCAAGTCATTGTTCTTAAAAACAAATGAACCAGAGAAATCAAGTGATTAGCTACTCAAAAAGGCTCACTGAactttgctgattttttttttctaaaaaaaaaaactttgctgATTTCAACAGGTGAAAGCGCCCCTGCTTATGCTTCTTGGAGGAGCAGATCTTCGAGTCCCCATTTCTAATGGCCTACAGGTACATCAATAGCCGTTTAAATTTGCCTCAGTAGTTTCCACTTTCAATTCGTTGTAGATATAGTCCATAACAAAAAGGCTAGATCCTGAAACAACCTAACAATCccgtgaaaagaaaatcaatcGACGGGCTACATCAAACAGACATTCTTTAAATTCATCTACACTCGATTAATAACCTAACAATCCTGCATTTGCTTCACTCATTTGTCGGATTTGGTTAAACTATTCCTGCTCGGATGATTTCAGTACGCAAGAGCTCTGAGAGAAAGAGGCGGCGAGATCAGGATCATGATGTTCCCAGACGACATACATGAAATCAACATGTAAGCAAGTAACTGAACCGAATTTCAGCTATCTGCTTTATATAAAATCTCGGCAACAgccgttcgaaaaaaaaaaagacattcaGATGCCATTGTACTATTGCTTTTGTGCCTAATTTTCTCCCTCATACTGGAATCCATGCTTTTGTTCAGACCACAATCGGATTTTGAGAGCTTCCTCAACATTGGTGTCTGGTTCAAGAAGCATCTTAGCATATCAGCATCAGATGCATCTGCATGAAGTCAActtgaagaaggggaggaagaaatTACGTGGTTTAATCTAGTCCAACAGGTAGATGCCATTGTAAGCCTTGTTCATGGAGCTCGTCCGTAGACGAGTGCTCCAAAATATTAGAGACTTCCCTATTGAAAAAAGTAAATGGAGACTTTAATTGGTTTGAGttctttccttttcccttcAATTCACATGCTTGATAATTGGATGCAAATTCAGTCGGATTTACTAATTACTACTAGCTACTGCTCTGACCGTGATTGATGATCAGTCCAACAACAATACTTGCAAAATAGTGCAATCCAGGAGGGTGTTGTTCTTTATGCACGTTGgcccgtgatttttttttcaaacaaagtcaACAGCCGCGCGAGCAAGTACAAACCTGATTCATTAAGTaaagtgtggttttgtgaattTTACTCTTGCCCGGCGAAAAATTTACTGCCCCCTGTGAATTTTCCTCTTCATTCTGAAATACTTTGCACAAGCCAACTCACCCATCAACATGCCAACTTAATGTAAGCAATTAAATTGGTGAAAAATTAAACACGCCATCAGAATTACCTCTCATCAGAAGTTGCTACGTTAAAACTACAAAGCTGGAAAGCACAACAAGGGGGGCGAGAGCTATAACAATTTTACAACAACAATTGACTATATCAGATGTACCAAAGACCATGTCAGTTCTTCGTTGAGGCTTGGGCAAGCTGAGATGCTACTTTGTTTGAGAAGAAGCTCTCGAGCCTGCACAAAAAGAAGGAACAAAACCAAATCAATTAGACAACCAGGTGACTGAGATGCTACTTTCTTTGAACTCTCGAGTATgcaaaaaaggaacaaaacCAATCACTTAGTTAGACAACCAAGTGactatggccttgtttagtacgcgaaaagaaaatttttaggtgtcacatcggacgtttgaccggatgtcggaaggggtttccggacacgaatgaaaaaagctaatttcataactcgatAGGAAAcagcaagacgaatttattaagcctaattaatccatcattagcacatgtggtttattgtagcacttatggctaatcatggactaattaggctcaaaagattcgtctcgcaatttccatgcaaactgtgcaattagtttttttgtttatctatatttaatgctccatgcatgtatccaaagatttgatgtgatgtttttagggaaaaaaattgggaactaaataaggcctaCGTTTCAAACACGGACGATAAATAATTAATGCCAGATTTCCCCCAAGGTGAATCTTCTACTGGTTATGATAGAAAGACATTATTGAGTGCACATAAATCCAACATGAGATGTAACCACCCACGTTTCTATTAATGGTTAGGCTAAATATTTTCAAAGAAACATTGACAGATGCCTGACTTACAGGTAGATGAATATGCAAACACAAGATTGAAGTTCATTGCTCACCGTGAGGCACACTTGTAATAGATTGTATCGGGAGAGTTATAAGTTTTTGCATTGCTGAACATTCTCTTCATGTCAGCTACAAACATCTCTAGCGTCACATAATACTGCTCAGACTCAACTCTTTTTGACATTGTCTTCAAATCTGCAGACAAGCTTAGTGCTCAGAAACTGAATAGCTTAGATGGCACAAAACATAGCTTCGCCAAGCTGGGAAAAGAAGGGAAAATAATCCCCTAAATCATTCCAGCATACCAATAGGATCTTTGATAATGTCATAATAGTCAGGAACATCACGTGAATCCACTGGCTCTTTGAATGGCCAAGCATCAGGATGCTCATTCATATTCTACAAGACAAAGCTCTTATATCAGAATTGATAAAAGTATGAAGTATCTTTCGTAAGACAACAGTAGATCCAACACATCAGGTCATTGCAGATCTACAACATCTTTGGAACATAATCCTTTGAAAAAATTGTCTATAGAGCACTGTACTTGGTTGTCATGTTAACTCCCAATCACAAAACAAAATTAGCTATATCTGCTGGCAGATACTCTTTTGTTGCCGATACACACTAAAAGATCAGGTCTGTTTGcccatagttttgtttgctggTGGCCATTGCAATCCATTAGCATAGTAGCATATGCACATGACTTTAAGGTGTGTTTTGAGTAATGACATGGATCCTTAGTGTTACATTGGTGTAGCCAGTTTTGCCTAATTTCTAAACCACACTGGACTGATGGTTGAGAATCACTAGTGGCTCACCTGACAATCAGCTTAACGTTTCAAAGGATAAATATGACTAATGTCTGACCATATGAAGTAGAGTTCACAGTGAAGTATACCAGAAATATTTGAATATTAAACTTATAAAATGTGGCCATTTCAATCATTGAACCATTGAACAGACCATCCAGCTGGTCTGGCTTTAGAAAATATGCTTGAAACAGAAAGGGTGCAAAAAATTCAAAAGGGAGCAAGCAAAGTACAGGTTTATCCAGTGAGGTCAAACCAAATGGTTGCATGTCATATAAAAAGATTTGCGAAGATAAAAGACTTGCCTTCAACAATGAACGCATTAGATTAGTAAGTTGTTGCCTGTAAGTACTGTAATCAGGAGAAAAGGCTGATCGTGATTTGGAATGCCCCCACTGATCTGGCGTCCACCCAGCTTCCCCTGCATCACATTGATTGTTCTGATCAGGCTTGCATCATAGCTAAACCAGTAAACCTAACAAGGCGGCAAAACAAATATGGTCGAATAAGACAGATGGATGAACATCTTATTTTAGAATTCTGTTCtgtatatttaacaatctccagTTGCCATATGATCATTTCTACAATTGGCTCTAAGGAAAACATCCTTGGGAGAGGACAGGAATGCGGTAGAAGCAATCATCATCGATAGCTGAGAGGCAGCACCGCAGTCCGCAGCACTCCAATGGGATAGCAGTGCACTGAACTCATGAACGTCAGAATGCATGGTATCGCACTCTGGACAACTCCTTGCATCCTGACTGAGGCCCTGTTTGGCAGGGctacagctccagctccacctctcctggagctagagctcaACCAAACGGTTTCAGCTCCACCCAAAAAGGGAGCAGAGCGGGCTGGAGTGATCTGAAAAAAATGAAGTAAAGGGGTGGAGCGGGGTTCAGGCcactccacagctccactccacacaCTGCTCCTAGAGTTAGAATTAGGAGTTAAGAGCCCTGCCAAATAGGACCTGAATGGGGGATGATGACAAATTTGATAGAATATTTGGATGGCATGCATAGCCCTACGTGTCATACTTCTCACGCATCTGTCCATGTCCATAAAGAATGTCCAGTGTAACCAATCATCTACTAGCACATTCGGTTGTTATCTGTGTGTTTTCAAAACAAACTACCACTAATGCAAATGCAACGCCTTTCAATGAGATCAGCTGGAGCAGATGGCTCAAGAATTTAGAAAGAGAGAACTGTGCGAACAGCATTGAAGATAACCAAACTTATGTTAATATAGAAGTGTTTTACTTACTCAAGCCTTGGATGTCTTCTGGTTTCATCGTTCTTCTTGGAATACCAGCTTCTTtctacaaataaaaaaagagaataacAGGAATAAACCTGTTAAATGCCATGTTTTGATCGATAAGGTTAACCAAGATTGTGTACAGCAGGGTCAGAAACAACAATGCAAAATACATTATATGTGACTTACACCAGTTATAGTCCATTTGTTTCTGTCCTATCTAGTACAAACCCAAAATGAACAAGATAAATGTGACGGGTACTGGTTGccagtaaaattttaaaaaaaatttcctttaTTTCCCTAGATGATGCCATTACCTAACAAGATGCACACTGGATGGATTCCTCGTTAATCATACCATGGTGTGCCTCAAATTTTACTAACATGATTAGTTATTCCAtttttgagaaataaaatgtgcaagtgacacaccaaaactttttgCAATGGATTCATTGGCACAAAATTGAATTGAAGTCTAACATATAATAGAGACAAGGCATGTTTGACAAGGATATCAACTAAAACAATCCTTTTTTACCTAAGACTAGCAGTTTTTTCTCCAACAGCAGGTTCATCTATTGCACATATCAAACTGATAATATTTGACAGAAATAGATTCCAAAATAAGAAGGAACAACTAACCTTTTGGAAGTCAATTCCAGAATAAACAATATGGCAGTTTGAAAGCTCTCTGATTTTCTCATCAATTGCCTGTTCAGTCAAAATACAGTCAGTTgccaaaacaaaaagaaaacttcAATTGGTTTATAATGATATGAATATCCCAGTTGACTAATGATTTGCACATAAAGTTATCAAGTGCTCA
The sequence above is drawn from the Oryza glaberrima chromosome 10, OglaRS2, whole genome shotgun sequence genome and encodes:
- the LOC127752960 gene encoding acylamino-acid-releasing enzyme 2; translation: MDALASEEYASQSKLLQEFTNAPSIDGAWVFQTNNEDRSTAMYSISQTNLLANNKRKYILFSHIMRNGTNLLDFQWSPFPIQMDGVSAVVPSPSGSKLLVVRNGEKGSPTKLEIVDQSHVEKEIHVAQSVHGPLYTDEWFHGISWNQEETLIAYIAEDSPEPKPVFDDTGYRKEGSSEKDCNNWKGQGDWEEDWGETYSKKGRPSLFVLDINSGEVRAAKGISRSLSVGQVVWAPPSSCGRQKYLIFVGWLEHNGFQNTPRKLGIKYCSNRPCSLYSTLCPFEESDVDNAPASDSKLEPASVAINLTPSISSAFFPRFSKDGKLLVFLSANRAVDSGVHNATDSLHKINWPSDWKMDQYLEITDVIPIVMCPQDGCFPGLYCSSMLSNPWLSDRCTMILTSAWRSTEVILSIDVLSGKATRISPENSEYSWSALTVDGHNVLAVSSSPIDPPQIKYGHQVSLKDQTCTWVWDEVNNNPLMAANNKVKALLSHHQFSILKIPVTNPSDDLSDGSKLPFEAIFVSCKDSSHKPTILVLHGGPHSVSVSSYSKTSAFLASLGFNLLIVNYRGTPGFGEEALQSLPGKVGSQDVQDCLTALDYVIEGGLIDASKVAVIGISHGGFLTTHLIGQAPDRFMVAAARNPVCNLSLMIGTTDIPDWCYAVACGSEGRQHASESPSPDHLRLFYQKSPIAHISKVKAPLLMLLGGADLRVPISNGLQYARALRERGGEIRIMMFPDDIHEINIPQSDFESFLNIGVWFKKHLSISASDASA